From a single Mycolicibacterium moriokaense genomic region:
- a CDS encoding phosphotransferase family protein, with the protein MAGITLVQRDLAATRAQLQKWFKHRFAGEAVVSELSTANRAAGWSSESLVFSAEVDGATNEYVIRIPPSGGGIFREYDLGAQTLTQELLHEYGIATPSPILYEPDRAWIGSKFLVMPRIVGHTPSDTSYATRGWMHDAGPEVQRRAHDGFLETLVRLQSVPVDEAPWLERPAGFGVSAELAWWHEYARWGSDNQVPDVLTEAFEWLRRRQPDETAPPTICWGDARMSNAIFDDTGRLVGALDWEQACVCPAEADFAWWLATRKQMLEVNGLDLDPELPGFDSRTAVARRFEEMIGRELENLDWYEIFAMVRMGCCIMRTQVLLRNNGQGDHFLTKAPILPAWTIDAIRA; encoded by the coding sequence ATGGCTGGCATCACGCTCGTCCAACGCGACCTCGCCGCCACCCGGGCGCAGCTGCAGAAGTGGTTCAAGCATCGCTTCGCCGGCGAAGCCGTCGTCTCGGAACTGAGTACAGCTAATCGGGCGGCGGGATGGTCGAGCGAAAGCCTGGTGTTCTCCGCCGAGGTCGACGGCGCGACAAACGAGTACGTCATCCGGATCCCGCCGAGCGGCGGAGGAATCTTTCGCGAATACGATCTCGGCGCGCAGACTCTGACGCAGGAACTGCTCCACGAGTACGGCATCGCGACGCCGTCACCGATCCTGTACGAGCCCGACCGCGCCTGGATCGGCTCGAAATTCCTTGTGATGCCGCGCATCGTCGGGCACACACCGTCGGACACCTCGTACGCCACGCGGGGCTGGATGCACGACGCCGGCCCCGAGGTCCAGCGCCGGGCACACGACGGGTTCCTCGAAACACTCGTGCGGCTGCAGAGCGTTCCGGTCGACGAGGCGCCGTGGCTGGAGCGGCCAGCCGGGTTCGGCGTGTCGGCGGAACTCGCGTGGTGGCACGAGTACGCGCGGTGGGGATCCGACAACCAGGTGCCCGACGTGCTCACCGAGGCGTTCGAGTGGTTGCGCCGACGACAGCCCGACGAGACCGCACCACCGACGATCTGTTGGGGTGATGCCCGGATGTCCAACGCGATCTTCGACGACACCGGCCGGCTCGTCGGGGCGCTGGACTGGGAACAGGCGTGCGTGTGCCCCGCCGAGGCCGACTTCGCGTGGTGGTTGGCGACGCGTAAGCAGATGCTGGAGGTCAACGGCCTCGACCTCGACCCGGAGCTGCCCGGCTTCGACAGCCGCACCGCCGTGGCCCGCAGGTTCGAGGAGATGATCGGCCGCGAACTCGAAAACCTGGACTGGTACGAGATTTTCGCGATGGTGCGGATGGGCTGCTGCATCATGCGCACTCAGGTGCTGTTGCGCAACAACGGCCAGGGTGACCACTTTCTGACGAAGGCACCGATCCTGCCCGCCTGGACTATCGACGCGATCCGCGCCTAA